Proteins encoded by one window of Nitrospirota bacterium:
- a CDS encoding GspH/FimT family pseudopilin: MSNHQGITFIELVIALSVAAVLVGVFGFSFHGWMGSYEVESQVKNVYADMMNARARAMDTNRTYYITITPDHYQICEDADDNEQYEPDIDSIRGVVNTKTLRYPSLWTGIIRVDHRGLVSGNPGPNGTIRFSNESSEPDYDCIVFFATRINIGKWDGKNCIVQ, from the coding sequence ATGAGCAATCATCAGGGAATCACATTTATTGAGCTCGTGATCGCACTCTCCGTCGCTGCGGTACTTGTGGGAGTTTTCGGATTTTCATTCCACGGATGGATGGGGAGTTACGAGGTGGAGAGCCAGGTGAAAAACGTCTATGCGGATATGATGAATGCACGGGCGCGGGCCATGGATACAAACAGGACTTACTATATCACCATTACCCCCGATCATTATCAGATATGCGAGGATGCGGATGACAATGAGCAATATGAACCTGATATCGACAGCATACGCGGGGTTGTCAATACGAAGACGCTCAGATATCCGTCTTTATGGACGGGAATCATACGCGTTGACCACCGTGGCCTGGTTTCCGGGAATCCCGGACCAAACGGGACTATCCGTTTCAGCAACGAATCGAGCGAGCCGGATTACGACTGTATCGTATTCTTTGCGACACGAATCAATATCGGGAAATGGGATGGCAAAAACTGTATTGTTCAATGA
- a CDS encoding prepilin-type N-terminal cleavage/methylation domain-containing protein, whose product MIRHNEGFTLTELLITMAVLVLVLSAASEVFTGLLTHFKQQGKIAESNMEGNVGLEMMRRDLGHAGYGLPWSFQNSIHYSEASGHPARKYNDAPGSPPRAFVSGNNTGPNGSDYLVIKATNVARNKTCDKWTVLGPLPFVAPYNPRSWIPQTENLAKSDRVIIIAPGDTGFSRSLVMSAEVFSTNYGSIMNSPWSPSETAGTRIVYGVDPDTVLRMPFNRADYFISQANVPKKCAPNTGVLEKAIINQGNGGQSFLPILDCVADFQVIYRLDMDGDGAAETESDADGSVVLSADGNANAASVMSTFQNAADLRRRLREIRVYILAHEGQKDAHYGYPENTITVGEYGLGSSFKLNEKIGTEWTHYRWRVYSIIVKPGNLMG is encoded by the coding sequence TTGATCAGGCATAATGAAGGGTTCACGCTGACTGAGCTTCTGATTACCATGGCTGTCCTGGTGCTTGTTCTCAGCGCAGCCTCCGAAGTTTTTACCGGCCTTTTGACGCATTTCAAACAGCAGGGAAAAATCGCGGAATCGAATATGGAAGGGAATGTCGGGCTCGAGATGATGAGGCGGGATTTAGGGCATGCGGGCTACGGCCTGCCGTGGTCCTTTCAGAATTCCATTCACTACAGCGAGGCTTCAGGGCATCCGGCACGCAAATACAATGATGCACCCGGAAGTCCTCCCCGTGCTTTCGTGAGCGGAAATAATACGGGCCCCAACGGTTCTGACTATCTGGTGATAAAGGCGACAAATGTTGCACGGAATAAAACATGCGACAAATGGACCGTGCTGGGACCTCTGCCGTTTGTTGCACCCTATAATCCCCGTTCCTGGATTCCGCAGACAGAGAACCTTGCCAAGTCTGATAGGGTTATCATCATTGCCCCGGGTGATACAGGTTTCAGCCGTTCCCTTGTGATGAGCGCAGAGGTGTTTTCAACCAATTATGGCAGTATCATGAATTCGCCATGGTCTCCTTCCGAGACTGCCGGGACCAGGATAGTGTATGGGGTTGACCCTGATACGGTGTTGAGGATGCCGTTCAACAGGGCTGATTACTTCATCTCACAGGCAAACGTTCCGAAAAAGTGCGCACCCAATACGGGTGTGCTTGAAAAGGCCATCATCAATCAGGGTAACGGGGGACAGAGTTTTTTGCCCATTCTGGACTGCGTTGCCGACTTTCAGGTGATTTACCGGCTTGATATGGACGGGGACGGAGCAGCAGAGACAGAGTCGGATGCTGATGGAAGTGTTGTCCTGAGTGCTGATGGAAATGCAAATGCCGCATCTGTCATGTCGACTTTTCAGAATGCCGCTGACCTCAGGCGCCGTCTCAGGGAAATAAGGGTATATATCCTTGCTCATGAAGGGCAGAAAGATGCACATTATGGTTATCCGGAGAATACGATTACAGTGGGAGAATATGGGCTGGGAAGTTCATTTAAACTCAATGAGAAGATAGGAACAGAGTGGACGCACTACCGGTGGAGAGTATATTCCATCATCGTCAAGCCGGGGAACCTCATGGGGTGA
- a CDS encoding sigma 54-interacting transcriptional regulator, with product MSITARHKKRKEDNQSVATKIILDSIADGVFTVDKNWNITSFNRAAERITGIQSSEAIGRKCFNVFHANICQTACALRKTLSSGKEIIDLPVNILNYEGSIIPISVSTALLKDETGSIIGGVETFRDLSTFEALRKEIARQYSVADIISKNHEIQAIFEILPHIAESDSTVLIQGESGTGKELFARAIHNLSKRKKKPFVAVNCGALPEALLESELFGYKRGAFTDAKQDKPGRFALAEGGTLFLDEISDIPSLLQVKLLRVLQEREYEPLGATAASKADVRIIAATKQNLLDMVQQKMFREDLFYRLNIVQIVLPPLRRRKEDIPLLVNHFMKKLNLKTGKKLLFVSDDVIRLLMAYDFPGNIRELENIMEHTFVMCRGERISVEHLPKEFRESFTKVPSARALSLHDRHQESEERTIREALERNLGRRSATAKQLGIHPSTLWRKMKRLKIQ from the coding sequence ATGTCTATTACTGCAAGGCACAAGAAACGGAAAGAGGACAACCAGTCAGTTGCAACGAAGATAATACTGGACAGCATCGCTGACGGGGTCTTTACGGTTGACAAGAACTGGAATATTACCTCTTTCAACCGCGCCGCAGAAAGGATTACCGGGATTCAATCAAGCGAAGCGATCGGCCGCAAGTGCTTCAATGTCTTTCACGCGAATATCTGTCAGACCGCGTGTGCGTTACGCAAAACACTCTCATCGGGGAAAGAGATCATTGACCTCCCGGTGAATATCCTGAATTACGAAGGCAGCATCATTCCCATTTCTGTCAGCACGGCACTTCTGAAGGACGAAACCGGCAGTATCATCGGGGGAGTGGAGACCTTCCGTGACCTTTCGACATTTGAAGCCCTCAGGAAGGAAATTGCGCGACAGTATTCGGTTGCAGACATCATCAGCAAGAACCATGAAATACAGGCGATTTTCGAAATCCTCCCTCATATCGCCGAAAGCGACAGTACAGTACTTATCCAGGGTGAAAGCGGGACCGGAAAGGAACTTTTTGCCAGGGCCATCCATAATTTGAGCAAACGTAAGAAGAAACCTTTTGTTGCGGTCAACTGCGGTGCATTGCCGGAAGCCCTCCTTGAATCTGAGCTGTTCGGGTACAAACGGGGTGCTTTTACAGACGCAAAACAGGATAAGCCGGGCCGGTTTGCGCTTGCCGAGGGTGGCACCCTTTTTCTGGATGAAATCAGCGACATTCCTTCCCTCTTGCAGGTAAAACTGCTCCGTGTGCTGCAGGAGCGGGAATATGAACCGTTAGGTGCAACTGCGGCATCGAAGGCGGATGTGAGGATTATCGCCGCCACCAAACAGAACCTTCTGGATATGGTACAACAGAAGATGTTCAGGGAAGACCTTTTTTATCGTCTGAATATTGTACAGATAGTACTGCCCCCCCTCCGCAGGAGAAAAGAGGATATCCCGCTCCTGGTGAATCATTTCATGAAGAAATTGAATCTTAAGACAGGCAAGAAACTATTATTTGTCTCAGACGATGTAATCCGCCTCTTAATGGCATACGATTTCCCGGGGAATATCCGGGAACTGGAAAACATCATGGAACATACATTCGTGATGTGCCGCGGAGAGCGGATTAGTGTCGAGCATCTGCCGAAGGAATTCAGGGAATCGTTCACAAAGGTACCATCAGCGAGAGCCTTGTCGCTGCATGATCGTCATCAGGAGTCTGAAGAAAGAACCATTCGGGAGGCTCTGGAACGGAATCTTGGCAGACGCTCGGCAACGGCAAAACAGCTGGGTATCCATCCAAGCACACTCTGGAGAAAGATGAAGCGGTTAAAAATACAGTAG
- a CDS encoding two-CW domain-containing protein, protein MKKEISETAEMQKIDIYELLEISDPERSNMMMKMNCWEYKNCADTGCPSLREERFDGFNSGKNGGRMCWYTKKIASGNKGKGEQAGKCSQCDFFSRVEQEENSNLVIFV, encoded by the coding sequence GTGAAAAAAGAAATCAGTGAAACGGCAGAGATGCAGAAGATAGACATCTATGAACTCCTTGAAATCAGTGACCCCGAAAGGAGCAATATGATGATGAAAATGAACTGCTGGGAATACAAGAATTGTGCAGATACAGGATGTCCTTCGTTACGTGAAGAGCGGTTTGACGGATTCAACAGCGGAAAAAACGGAGGAAGGATGTGCTGGTATACCAAGAAAATCGCATCCGGGAACAAGGGGAAAGGCGAACAAGCCGGAAAGTGCTCTCAATGCGATTTCTTTTCCAGGGTAGAACAGGAGGAAAATAGCAACCTTGTGATATTTGTATAG
- a CDS encoding NifB/NifX family molybdenum-iron cluster-binding protein, with product MKICFPVLKDNGFGSRIHRHFGSAPLFIMFETDSRQVNSIRNSDLHHEYGSCNPMKALNNQKCDAVVVSGIGAGALNKLNRLGIKVFQSQAPTVKENIVLLEARNLPEFTLQHCCQGHRLNAACRHY from the coding sequence ATGAAAATTTGCTTTCCGGTTCTTAAGGATAATGGTTTTGGAAGCAGAATACACCGGCATTTCGGTTCTGCACCTTTATTTATCATGTTCGAGACTGACAGCAGACAGGTAAACAGTATCAGGAACAGCGACCTGCATCATGAATACGGATCCTGCAATCCGATGAAGGCACTGAACAACCAGAAATGTGATGCGGTGGTAGTAAGCGGGATAGGCGCAGGTGCACTGAACAAACTGAACCGGCTGGGGATCAAGGTGTTTCAGTCTCAGGCACCCACAGTGAAAGAAAATATCGTTTTGCTGGAAGCCCGGAACCTTCCCGAGTTCACCCTGCAGCACTGCTGCCAGGGCCACAGGCTGAATGCAGCATGCAGGCATTATTGA
- a CDS encoding two-CW domain-containing protein produces MNCWEYKRCGKEHHDPEADAPAVCAAATDERFDRINHGTNGGRVCWLIRQIRAERKKKSIAITHCCRCDFFRLVEKQEGLHFFVSM; encoded by the coding sequence ATGAACTGCTGGGAATATAAAAGATGCGGTAAGGAACATCATGATCCGGAAGCTGATGCACCTGCTGTGTGTGCTGCCGCAACAGATGAAAGATTTGACCGTATCAACCATGGCACGAACGGAGGAAGGGTATGCTGGTTGATCAGGCAGATCCGGGCTGAAAGAAAGAAAAAGAGCATAGCCATAACGCACTGCTGCCGATGCGATTTTTTCAGATTGGTTGAAAAACAGGAAGGACTGCATTTTTTTGTATCCATGTAG
- the feoB gene encoding ferrous iron transport protein B, with translation MKKERKRQRQRHRGTDTIQSKVILLGTPNVGKSVIFGLLTGKYVTVSNYPGTTVEVSYGNAPIGDRDFLIIDSPGVNNLIPMSEDEKVTRDILLKERPEAVIVVADAKNLKRALMLLIQLAEMELPCILDLNMEDEAKARGIEIDYQMLGELLNVEVIGTVAPQRKGIQRLREAVAKARIPSVTARYHDIIEEYEKKISALLPDVNISKRSVSLMILSGDESLKDWLMTNLSAEHIKQIEDIRDEAQLKLKEPISSLIGQSRIRFAEDVTGKVQRSGVRQTGMFMQALNRWTMHPVLGFPILLFVIFCFYEFVGVFGAGVLVDFLEEVIFGKYLNPVVEKVVTGLIPVSFLQDMLIGKYGVFTMALTYALGIILPITTTFFLAFGFLEDSGYLPRLAVVSDRAFRYLGLNGKAILPMVLGLGCGTMATMSTRILETSRERIIATFLIALAIPCSAQLGVIFGMLGALSLRAMLWWAGTVILVLILTGYLASRVVPGEKPDFFVELPPLRKPTMGNIIMKTLSRIEWYVKEAVPLFVLGTFILFLLDKFRILGWIEQAASPLVVQFLGLPSRATEALLMGFLRRDYGAAGLFDLSRQGLMDETQIIVSLVTLTLFVPCLANFFMMIKERGLKTALLMMVLIIPFALLVGGALNLILHI, from the coding sequence ATGAAAAAAGAGAGAAAAAGACAGCGTCAGCGGCATCGCGGTACGGATACCATCCAGAGCAAGGTAATTCTTCTCGGCACCCCGAATGTAGGCAAAAGCGTCATCTTCGGCCTTCTCACCGGAAAATACGTGACGGTCTCAAACTATCCGGGCACAACCGTGGAAGTATCATATGGAAATGCTCCTATCGGCGACAGGGATTTTCTTATTATCGACTCTCCGGGCGTGAACAATCTCATCCCCATGAGCGAGGATGAAAAGGTCACCAGGGATATCCTTCTGAAGGAGAGACCTGAAGCGGTTATCGTGGTTGCAGATGCAAAAAACCTGAAAAGAGCCCTCATGCTCCTGATACAGCTTGCTGAGATGGAATTGCCCTGCATCCTTGATCTCAATATGGAAGATGAAGCAAAGGCGCGGGGCATAGAGATAGACTATCAGATGCTGGGCGAACTCCTGAACGTTGAGGTGATCGGCACCGTTGCGCCTCAGAGGAAAGGCATTCAAAGATTGCGGGAGGCCGTTGCAAAAGCCAGAATCCCTTCGGTAACCGCACGTTACCACGACATTATCGAAGAATACGAAAAGAAAATCTCCGCACTTCTTCCGGACGTGAATATTTCGAAACGGTCTGTCTCCCTGATGATACTGTCGGGAGACGAAAGCCTCAAGGATTGGCTCATGACAAACCTTTCTGCTGAACATATCAAGCAGATTGAGGACATAAGGGACGAAGCCCAGCTGAAACTGAAAGAGCCGATCTCTTCCTTAATCGGGCAGAGCAGGATAAGATTCGCGGAAGATGTCACAGGCAAAGTCCAGAGGAGCGGCGTGAGGCAGACCGGCATGTTCATGCAGGCCCTTAACCGCTGGACCATGCACCCTGTACTGGGATTCCCCATACTGCTCTTTGTTATCTTCTGTTTCTATGAATTTGTCGGTGTTTTTGGTGCAGGCGTTCTTGTGGATTTCCTTGAAGAGGTTATTTTCGGAAAATATCTCAACCCGGTGGTTGAGAAAGTCGTCACAGGCCTTATCCCGGTATCGTTTCTTCAGGACATGCTCATCGGAAAGTACGGGGTATTTACTATGGCTCTGACATACGCCCTCGGCATTATTCTGCCCATTACGACCACTTTTTTCCTTGCGTTCGGATTCCTTGAAGACAGCGGGTATCTGCCGCGGCTCGCCGTAGTCTCTGACAGAGCATTCCGGTATCTTGGACTGAACGGCAAAGCAATACTGCCCATGGTGCTCGGTCTCGGCTGCGGGACCATGGCGACAATGTCAACCCGGATACTTGAAACATCAAGGGAAAGGATAATCGCAACTTTCCTTATTGCCCTTGCCATTCCCTGTTCGGCACAGCTCGGGGTGATATTCGGCATGCTCGGTGCCCTCTCGTTGCGGGCGATGCTCTGGTGGGCAGGGACTGTGATACTCGTCCTCATCCTGACCGGATATCTCGCTTCACGGGTAGTGCCCGGGGAAAAACCTGATTTCTTCGTAGAGCTTCCGCCTCTGAGAAAGCCGACCATGGGGAACATCATCATGAAAACTCTGAGCAGGATAGAATGGTACGTAAAGGAAGCTGTCCCTCTTTTTGTTCTTGGCACCTTTATCCTTTTTCTCCTTGACAAGTTCAGGATACTCGGCTGGATAGAACAGGCTGCTTCACCGCTTGTTGTCCAATTCCTCGGACTTCCTTCGCGTGCAACCGAGGCGTTGCTCATGGGATTCCTCAGAAGAGATTATGGCGCAGCAGGCCTGTTTGATCTCTCGCGGCAGGGACTGATGGATGAAACCCAGATTATTGTAAGCCTGGTAACCCTGACCCTTTTTGTACCGTGTCTCGCAAACTTCTTCATGATGATAAAAGAGAGAGGTCTGAAAACTGCATTGCTCATGATGGTGCTGATAATCCCGTTTGCCCTCCTTGTCGGCGGAGCACTCAATCTCATCCTGCATATCTGA
- a CDS encoding transcriptional repressor — protein MPVAEEMIPQPWGTVSVNPLKDMKENKTFADFLRDRGQRFTKERSVILRKTLSCGGHFDPESLYLQIRETGSKASRASVYRTLSLLCECGLIAKVSKTEHGTIYENTFGQKHHDHMLCTECGNVIEFYSRELERLQDKLCRKQGFTGTDHTLEIRGLCRQCRKKTK, from the coding sequence TTGCCAGTCGCTGAGGAAATGATCCCGCAGCCCTGGGGTACTGTTTCAGTAAATCCTCTGAAAGACATGAAAGAGAATAAAACGTTTGCGGATTTTCTCAGGGACCGGGGGCAACGCTTCACCAAGGAGCGTTCCGTCATTCTCCGGAAAACCCTCTCATGCGGCGGCCACTTTGATCCCGAATCGCTCTATCTGCAGATACGGGAGACCGGGTCGAAGGCATCACGGGCGTCAGTGTACAGGACTCTCAGCCTGCTATGCGAATGCGGCCTTATTGCGAAAGTCAGCAAAACCGAACACGGTACCATCTATGAAAATACCTTCGGACAGAAGCATCACGATCATATGCTATGCACAGAGTGCGGAAATGTCATCGAGTTTTATTCCAGGGAACTTGAAAGGCTTCAGGACAAGCTTTGCAGGAAACAGGGGTTCACGGGGACCGACCACACCCTGGAGATCAGGGGACTGTGCAGGCAATGCAGGAAGAAAACGAAATGA
- a CDS encoding argininosuccinate synthase → MLKKIVLAYSGGLDTSVAIQWLREQYHAQIIAFCADLGQDEAMEPIKKKALKTGASKVYVEDLREEFVRDYIFPMLRANAVYEGAYLLGTSIARPLIAKKQIEIAVREGAEAVAHGATGKGNDQVRFELTYYALKPGIKVVAPWREWPFDSRQSLIEYSARHGIPVTATKAKPYSIDRNLFHISYEGGILEDPWKEPPQDMYTMISPPENAPDKPVYIELTYRKGDPVAINGKKLSPARLLSGLNSVAGKHGIGRVDIVENRYVGIKSRGVYETPGGTVLHTAHRALESIVLDREVMHLKDSLITRYAELVYYGYWFSPERSALQNLVDDIQKDVNGTVRVKLYKGSCTVVGRKSPYSLYNPELATFEKEEVYNQKDAEGFIKINALRLKLGKLKKGVKR, encoded by the coding sequence ATGCTGAAAAAGATCGTCCTTGCCTATTCGGGAGGGCTTGATACCTCTGTGGCGATACAGTGGCTCAGGGAACAATATCATGCACAGATTATTGCCTTCTGTGCCGATCTCGGACAGGACGAAGCGATGGAGCCGATCAAAAAGAAGGCACTGAAGACCGGGGCATCAAAGGTCTATGTGGAAGACCTGAGAGAGGAATTTGTTCGCGACTACATCTTCCCCATGCTCAGGGCGAACGCGGTCTATGAGGGCGCATATCTGCTCGGGACATCCATTGCCAGGCCTCTGATTGCGAAAAAGCAGATCGAGATTGCCGTCAGGGAAGGGGCAGAGGCGGTAGCGCACGGTGCTACCGGAAAAGGAAATGACCAGGTGCGCTTCGAACTGACATACTATGCGCTGAAGCCCGGGATCAAAGTAGTAGCCCCATGGAGGGAATGGCCCTTTGATTCAAGACAGTCCCTCATCGAATATTCGGCGCGCCACGGGATACCGGTGACCGCAACAAAAGCAAAACCCTACAGTATCGACAGAAATCTGTTTCATATCAGCTATGAAGGCGGTATCCTTGAAGACCCGTGGAAAGAGCCGCCACAGGATATGTACACAATGATATCTCCGCCTGAAAATGCCCCTGACAAGCCCGTATATATCGAACTGACCTACCGCAAGGGTGATCCTGTCGCGATAAACGGCAAAAAACTGTCTCCTGCCAGGCTCCTTTCAGGGCTGAACTCCGTTGCGGGGAAACATGGCATCGGCAGAGTAGATATCGTGGAAAACAGATATGTGGGAATAAAATCAAGGGGCGTGTATGAGACGCCCGGAGGCACGGTACTCCACACAGCCCACAGGGCTCTGGAATCGATCGTCCTCGACAGGGAAGTGATGCATCTGAAGGATTCCCTTATCACACGCTATGCAGAACTTGTGTATTACGGGTACTGGTTTTCTCCCGAGAGGTCTGCGCTCCAGAATCTTGTTGATGATATTCAGAAGGATGTGAACGGCACGGTGCGGGTAAAACTGTATAAGGGCAGCTGTACCGTAGTCGGAAGAAAATCTCCGTATTCACTCTATAATCCGGAACTTGCGACATTTGAAAAAGAAGAGGTTTATAATCAGAAGGATGCAGAGGGATTCATCAAAATAAATGCGCTGAGGCTGAAGTTGGGTAAGCTGAAAAAAGGCGTGAAAAGGTGA
- the dprA gene encoding DNA-processing protein DprA — MSDLKYWIGLSMLPDVGPVSARKLLARFGSPQSVFGASELDLMAADGIGSARAKNILKFSSWDAVERQIVHTEKNGIRIATLQDPSYPELLKEIDGAPVVIYLKGDVHPHDKFAIAVVGSRRLTHYGASMAEGISGDLASMGFTIVSGMARGVDSLSHKAALKAGGRTLAVLGSGIDVPYPPENKTLMEKIAECGCVITEFPPGTPPDKENFPRRNRLISGLSLGVLVIEAASESGALITARYAAEQGREVFAVPGAVTSGNSAGTNELIRRGAILTRRAEDIVEELAPVLKGFIRAREKVTREITEEEKKICDLLSGEPKQIDEISRESGAPSSKVLGILLGLELKGTVKQITGKRFYLA; from the coding sequence ATGTCGGACCTGAAATACTGGATAGGGTTGTCCATGCTCCCTGACGTGGGGCCTGTGAGCGCCAGAAAGCTGCTTGCGCGTTTCGGGTCTCCGCAGAGCGTATTCGGTGCAAGCGAACTGGATCTTATGGCTGCCGACGGGATTGGCAGTGCCCGTGCAAAGAATATCCTGAAGTTTTCTTCATGGGATGCAGTAGAGAGACAGATTGTACATACTGAAAAAAATGGGATAAGGATTGCAACTCTTCAGGACCCGTCCTATCCGGAACTGCTGAAGGAAATTGACGGCGCCCCGGTGGTGATATACCTTAAAGGAGATGTCCATCCGCATGACAAGTTTGCGATCGCAGTTGTCGGTTCACGCAGACTTACGCATTATGGGGCATCAATGGCAGAAGGCATTTCGGGTGATCTCGCATCCATGGGGTTTACGATAGTAAGCGGCATGGCAAGAGGAGTTGATTCATTATCTCATAAGGCAGCTCTGAAGGCCGGTGGAAGAACTCTCGCGGTACTTGGGTCGGGTATCGACGTTCCCTATCCCCCCGAGAACAAAACGCTTATGGAAAAAATTGCGGAATGCGGATGTGTCATCACTGAGTTTCCTCCCGGAACCCCGCCCGACAAAGAGAACTTTCCGAGGAGAAACAGGCTGATCAGCGGGCTTTCGCTCGGGGTGTTAGTGATTGAGGCAGCATCTGAGAGCGGGGCACTCATAACCGCCCGCTATGCAGCAGAACAGGGCAGAGAGGTCTTTGCCGTACCCGGAGCAGTAACTTCAGGGAATTCTGCAGGCACAAATGAATTGATCAGAAGGGGAGCGATACTTACACGGAGGGCAGAGGATATTGTGGAAGAGCTTGCCCCTGTGCTGAAGGGATTTATCAGGGCTAGGGAAAAGGTCACAAGAGAAATTACGGAAGAAGAGAAGAAAATCTGTGATCTTCTCTCCGGTGAGCCAAAGCAGATAGACGAGATCTCGCGGGAAAGCGGGGCCCCGTCATCAAAGGTGCTGGGAATCCTGCTTGGACTGGAGTTAAAAGGCACTGTCAAACAAATAACTGGAAAGAGGTTTTATCTGGCATGA